One part of the Solanum dulcamara chromosome 8, daSolDulc1.2, whole genome shotgun sequence genome encodes these proteins:
- the LOC129900087 gene encoding agamous-like MADS-box protein AGL61, with translation MENKKTKGRQKIPIKKIENQDKLVGTFTKRRAGLYKKASELVTEFNVDIGIIIFSPTGKPYSFFHPTVDAIVSRFQNPDIQLSDDTLLARTLAREKVDQLKNNLEEFEINEKVAIAQTNYLDQMTETKQKGWWQSIEQLNADEVSKFEAWLNIASFNLHHRLNQLENGASSSLGCGV, from the coding sequence ATGGAGAATAAGAAGACTAAAGGGCGTCAAAAgataccaataaaaaaaatagaaaatcagGATAAATTGGTTGGTACATTTACAAAGCGTCGTGCAGGTTTGTACAAAAAGGCTAGCGAACTCGTTACAGAATTCAATGTTGATATTGGAATTATAATATTTTCCCCTACCGGTAAGCCTTACTCATTTTTTCACCCTACAGTTGATGCAATCGTTTCTCGCTTTCAGAATCCTGATATACAGTTAAGTGATGATACCCTACTAGCCAGGACTCTTGCTCGAGAGAAAGTGGATCAACTCAAAAACAATCTTGAAGAATTTGAAATCAACGAAAAAGTTGCAATTGCTCAAACAAATTATCTTGACCAAATGAcagaaactaaacaaaaagGTTGGTGGCAGTCAATTGAGCAACTTAATGCAGATGAAGTGTCCAAGTTTGAAGCATGGTTAAATATTGCTAGTTTTAATTTGCACCATCGTTTGAACCAATTGGAAAATGGTGCTTCATCCTCATTGGGATGCGGAGTGTGA